Proteins encoded by one window of Anaerobranca californiensis DSM 14826:
- the yedF gene encoding sulfurtransferase-like selenium metabolism protein YedF, producing the protein MKIIDNSKLPCPQPVINTKKAIEEGLPVKSIVDNEVAKENVVKFCTKLGLKTEVIKNGEKYEIIIGKDGELLKLTKNELEGTYLIKSKTLGVGDEKLGEGLMKAFIYTLTQKDKAPKRIMLLNSGVFLAVKGSQTVDDLKVLAQKGTEILSCGTCLDFYNVKEQLAVGTITNMYDIVENLTDDNTITL; encoded by the coding sequence ATGAAGATAATAGATAATTCTAAATTACCATGTCCGCAACCGGTAATTAACACAAAAAAAGCCATAGAGGAAGGGTTGCCTGTTAAGTCTATAGTGGATAATGAAGTGGCTAAAGAAAATGTAGTAAAATTTTGTACTAAGCTAGGTCTTAAAACAGAGGTTATAAAAAATGGGGAAAAATATGAGATAATAATCGGTAAAGATGGGGAATTGTTAAAGCTCACAAAAAATGAATTAGAAGGGACATATTTAATCAAAAGTAAAACTTTAGGTGTAGGTGATGAAAAATTAGGGGAAGGGCTAATGAAAGCCTTTATCTATACTTTGACCCAAAAGGACAAAGCACCTAAAAGGATTATGCTGTTAAATAGCGGGGTGTTTCTGGCGGTCAAAGGATCTCAAACGGTAGATGATTTAAAGGTTTTAGCCCAAAAGGGAACGGAAATTTTAAGTTGTGGTACTTGCTTAGATTTTTATAATGTAAAAGAACAGCTGGCGGTAGGGACAATTACTAATATGTATGATATTGTGGAAAATTTAACGGATGACAATACAATAACCCTTTAA
- a CDS encoding Cof-type HAD-IIB family hydrolase: MFKMAVFDIDGTLLNSKSEISQENLEAVKKAKKLGIKIVLATGKHHLSAQPLYQLLELTEPQVSCNGAIIYCPENKKIIKTNPIDKETYLEIVDRLTELPFPSVVYTTEGFYSTYSPEDLTKIIRVGENKIEYISDYRPLEDVVKILLVLPYHMKREEKLIRDMANEKISVVRTSEEFLEFVAPASNKAVAVKYIADMYNIIPDEIIAFGDSENDVEMLKMAGLGVCMGNGSKIAKKHADVIVSDNDQDGVKEGLYRFVINQ; the protein is encoded by the coding sequence ATGTTTAAAATGGCTGTGTTTGATATTGATGGAACATTATTAAATTCTAAATCGGAAATTTCCCAGGAAAATTTAGAGGCTGTAAAAAAAGCTAAAAAGTTAGGTATTAAAATTGTTTTAGCTACAGGAAAACACCATTTATCTGCCCAACCCCTTTATCAATTATTAGAATTAACGGAACCTCAAGTGAGCTGTAATGGTGCAATAATATATTGCCCTGAAAATAAAAAAATTATTAAAACAAATCCTATCGATAAAGAAACATATTTAGAAATAGTAGACAGATTAACAGAACTCCCTTTCCCTTCCGTCGTTTATACTACAGAAGGATTTTATAGTACTTATTCTCCAGAAGATTTAACTAAGATAATTAGGGTAGGTGAAAACAAAATAGAGTATATTTCCGATTATCGCCCTTTAGAAGATGTAGTTAAAATTTTATTGGTATTGCCTTATCACATGAAAAGGGAAGAAAAGTTGATCAGGGATATGGCCAATGAAAAAATTTCCGTAGTTAGAACTTCAGAAGAATTTTTAGAGTTTGTCGCACCAGCTAGTAACAAAGCTGTGGCAGTAAAGTACATAGCTGATATGTACAATATAATACCTGACGAGATAATTGCCTTTGGAGATAGTGAAAATGATGTGGAGATGTTGAAAATGGCAGGGTTAGGGGTATGTATGGGAAATGGCAGTAAAATTGCTAAAAAACATGCCGATGTAATTGTCAGTGATAATGATCAAGATGGTGTTAAAGAAGGCCTTTATAGATTTGTGATAAATCAGTAG
- a CDS encoding immunoglobulin-like domain-containing protein: protein MNKKIVISTLIIATISLFTIAKIQHSTPAPNIEEPRLKVESLLRRYGREETIVFKLTNKSNQNILFPDNYYGINIFKKEENGLWRQIILPLDFIPAIHMLPPGEEREIKVKHDLLEVGEYKVIFEGWYREDYINLIKGEAYFNVQPHPSFKTDLLTKHPRTNDRIEILVTNDRWNNLIFDDKTLGLNLYIKNEEGHWMQLPDPLHNDGVNFILETGESYILEIPPLRATGKYKIELYGIEDESGLRVRSIIEFSVR, encoded by the coding sequence ATGAATAAAAAAATAGTAATTTCAACATTAATTATCGCTACAATATCGTTATTTACTATTGCCAAAATTCAACACTCCACACCTGCCCCCAATATAGAGGAACCAAGACTTAAAGTAGAAAGTTTATTAAGGCGTTACGGTAGAGAAGAAACCATTGTTTTTAAATTAACTAATAAATCCAATCAAAATATACTTTTCCCCGATAACTATTATGGCATAAATATTTTTAAGAAAGAAGAGAATGGTTTGTGGCGGCAAATTATCCTTCCCCTTGATTTTATTCCTGCGATTCACATGTTGCCTCCTGGAGAAGAAAGGGAAATTAAGGTAAAACACGATTTGCTGGAAGTAGGGGAATATAAAGTGATTTTTGAAGGTTGGTATAGGGAAGATTATATTAATTTAATTAAAGGAGAAGCTTATTTTAACGTTCAACCCCATCCATCTTTTAAAACTGACTTATTAACAAAACACCCTAGAACAAATGATAGGATTGAAATATTAGTGACTAATGATCGTTGGAATAATTTGATTTTCGATGATAAAACTTTAGGCTTAAATTTATATATAAAAAATGAAGAGGGACATTGGATGCAATTACCTGACCCTTTGCATAATGATGGAGTAAATTTTATTTTAGAAACCGGTGAAAGTTATATTTTAGAAATACCTCCGTTAAGGGCCACTGGAAAATATAAAATTGAGTTATATGGAATTGAAGATGAAAGTGGACTTAGGGTGAGGAGTATTATTGAATTTTCTGTAAGATGA
- a CDS encoding GTPase: MPANLTPQYYEAEEAYKKATTIEEKIRALQEMLAVIPKHKGTDKLQGDIKKKISKLKKEVEQNSKGKKTGFDPFNIEKQGAGQVFVLGYPNCGKSAFVGALTNAKTNVQDFPFSTSQPVVGMIPFEEIYIQLIDTPPITEEGIPGNFSNALRHCDLILALVDLSSDSCVEQLQGIIDNLRKRNLLVEKKSPKTFTLEEIIFIGTKSDHPQAYDNLQIIYDLIPNCPEILPISLYSEELKNFPKILYEKLDVVRIYTKAPGKKPDFERPYVLKKGSTVMDLALEIHKDIAANLKSARVWGSAKFPGQNVEHSYILADKDIVELLT, encoded by the coding sequence ATGCCGGCAAATTTAACACCCCAGTACTATGAAGCAGAAGAAGCCTATAAAAAAGCGACAACTATAGAAGAAAAGATCAGGGCATTACAGGAAATGTTAGCAGTTATCCCAAAACACAAAGGAACAGATAAACTGCAAGGGGATATCAAGAAAAAAATCTCCAAACTTAAAAAAGAAGTAGAACAAAATTCTAAAGGGAAAAAGACAGGTTTTGATCCCTTTAATATTGAAAAACAAGGGGCTGGGCAAGTTTTTGTATTAGGTTATCCCAATTGTGGTAAATCCGCCTTTGTTGGTGCTTTGACCAATGCTAAAACAAATGTCCAAGACTTCCCCTTTTCCACTTCACAACCGGTGGTAGGAATGATCCCCTTTGAAGAAATCTATATTCAACTTATAGATACTCCACCTATAACTGAAGAGGGAATCCCCGGTAACTTTAGTAATGCCTTAAGGCATTGTGACCTTATCTTAGCTTTAGTGGATTTAAGTAGTGATAGCTGTGTAGAACAACTACAAGGTATAATTGATAATTTAAGGAAGCGGAATTTGTTGGTAGAAAAAAAATCCCCTAAAACCTTTACTTTAGAAGAGATTATTTTTATTGGCACAAAGTCTGACCATCCTCAAGCTTACGATAACCTCCAAATCATTTACGATTTAATACCAAATTGTCCTGAAATCTTGCCTATTTCCCTTTACTCAGAAGAATTAAAGAATTTCCCCAAAATTTTATACGAAAAATTAGATGTAGTTAGAATTTATACCAAAGCCCCAGGGAAAAAACCAGACTTTGAACGACCTTATGTCCTTAAAAAAGGATCTACAGTAATGGATTTAGCCTTAGAAATCCACAAAGATATAGCTGCTAATTTAAAATCTGCAAGGGTTTGGGGTTCTGCTAAATTTCCTGGACAAAATGTTGAACATTCATATATTTTGGCTGACAAAGATATCGTTGAACTGCTAACATAA
- a CDS encoding rubredoxin-like domain-containing protein, translating into MMWKCGVCNYIHNGEGAPEKCPKCGAPQEKFVQLVDESREKVERSRFTNSLLRELINTMEDLQDLAQAGIDDNLDPGCKKLFTETLEMAEFIKQTALAEIENHISKGKWG; encoded by the coding sequence ATGATGTGGAAATGTGGAGTTTGCAATTACATCCATAATGGTGAAGGAGCACCAGAAAAATGTCCTAAATGCGGTGCCCCCCAAGAAAAATTTGTTCAGTTGGTAGATGAAAGCAGAGAGAAGGTAGAAAGATCAAGGTTTACCAACTCTTTGTTGAGGGAATTAATTAATACTATGGAAGATTTACAAGATTTAGCCCAAGCAGGAATTGACGATAACTTAGATCCTGGCTGTAAAAAGCTCTTTACAGAAACTCTAGAGATGGCAGAGTTTATTAAACAAACGGCATTAGCGGAAATAGAAAACCACATAAGCAAAGGTAAATGGGGTTAA